In Bradyrhizobium sp. 1(2017), one DNA window encodes the following:
- a CDS encoding COG4223 family protein — protein sequence MADDKPEDAGLAPDTGRAKRTPPTIDLEATKVSTQPQEVVGEPEAQPAPEHADTELASSEQANSEQAKPEQADPEPEREEAQAAIAPAATSPPVSPWVVAPLSGAAAAAIVIAVGWMLGWPAVQAPPAAPQVTSATVDALSGRVSAVEARAGKPVADPAMVARIDALEKSLGSLRNDVANLRAQSDKAVSGLNDVKSAPGAASPDLAALNERIAQIERASRTERAELAQQGEKIADVKAMDDKPLRNVVAAALLDVAVRHGDPYQQQLAAARSLAAKPDTLKPLDTFASSGIPTPVALSRELLNIVPKLSPPAEPQAGGTGIVERLQAGASKLVRIERTDGVGNDRGAIVARVTAAALRNDFVEARRELKLLPEADRTAAQAWLDKADARDAALAASRKFADDAMADLAKSGPAKSDPVKPAQ from the coding sequence ATGGCCGACGACAAGCCGGAAGACGCAGGATTGGCCCCCGACACCGGTCGCGCCAAGCGCACCCCGCCCACCATCGACCTCGAGGCGACCAAAGTCTCGACCCAGCCGCAGGAGGTGGTGGGCGAGCCCGAGGCTCAACCGGCGCCGGAGCACGCCGACACCGAGCTGGCATCTTCCGAGCAGGCCAACTCCGAGCAAGCCAAGCCCGAGCAGGCTGACCCTGAGCCAGAGCGAGAGGAGGCGCAGGCCGCAATTGCGCCCGCTGCCACGTCGCCGCCGGTCTCGCCCTGGGTCGTTGCCCCGCTCTCCGGCGCTGCCGCAGCGGCAATCGTGATCGCGGTCGGCTGGATGCTGGGCTGGCCTGCGGTGCAGGCGCCGCCCGCCGCACCGCAAGTCACGAGCGCGACGGTCGATGCGCTGAGCGGGCGTGTCAGTGCAGTCGAGGCCAGGGCCGGCAAGCCCGTCGCCGACCCGGCGATGGTGGCGCGGATCGACGCGCTGGAGAAATCCCTCGGCAGCCTGCGCAACGACGTCGCCAATCTGCGCGCGCAATCCGACAAGGCCGTGAGCGGACTGAACGACGTGAAGTCCGCGCCAGGCGCCGCCTCGCCCGATCTTGCCGCCCTCAACGAGCGCATTGCGCAGATCGAACGTGCCAGCAGAACCGAACGGGCCGAGCTCGCGCAGCAGGGTGAGAAGATCGCCGACGTCAAGGCGATGGACGACAAGCCGCTGCGCAACGTGGTGGCGGCGGCGCTGCTCGACGTCGCCGTTCGCCATGGCGATCCCTATCAACAGCAATTGGCCGCGGCGCGCTCGCTGGCCGCCAAGCCCGACACGCTGAAGCCGCTCGACACCTTCGCGTCCTCAGGCATCCCGACGCCGGTCGCGCTCAGCCGCGAGCTGCTCAACATCGTGCCGAAGCTGTCGCCGCCGGCGGAACCCCAGGCCGGCGGCACCGGTATCGTCGAGCGTCTCCAGGCCGGCGCGTCAAAGCTCGTCCGCATCGAGCGTACCGACGGCGTCGGCAATGATCGCGGTGCCATCGTGGCGCGCGTCACTGCGGCGGCACTGCGCAACGATTTCGTCGAGGCACGCCGCGAGCTGAAGTTGCTGCCGGAGGCCGATCGCACCGCGGCGCAAGCCTGGCTCGACAAGGCCGATGCCCGCGACGCCGCACTCGCCGCATCCCGCAAATTCGCCGACGATGCCATGGCCGATCTCGCCAAATCTGGTCCAGCCAAATCTGATCCCGTCAAGCCCGCTCAATAA
- a CDS encoding heme biosynthesis protein HemY encodes MLRIVLFLILIALAAAGGAWVADQPGELVLTWGGLRATTTFPGFVLGLGIFAAATVLVWSIVTMVWRTPGRLRRRRHEKRHARGRHAITQGLLAIGHGDTALARRHADAARRHAANDPLALLLHAQSAQLEGNRDEAQRVFRAMAEREDTRLLGLRGLFIEAQRADDAFGAVMIAEEAIKLSPSSTWASHAVLGFRCARGDWSGALAILDSNLSAGLVDKQAYRRQRGVLLTARALESETVDRDVARENVMEAVKLAPTLVPAAVLAAKFESEAHQVRRAMKLVEAAWLANPHPDLADAYAHVKLGDTAWHRLQRIETLAAKTPADKPGHVEGQLAIARAAIDASEFVRAREVLAPYLKDPTQRVALLMAELERTEHGDGGRARAWTLRAVRARLDPAWTADGYVSDRWRPVSPVTGRLDAFQWQTPVASLPSDKGTMIESSAFEEAMLAAPPPKRVTAAPSQTPVEPPAAAPAPAPAAQDNSPPQAKEPEKEPEKQAAKEVPKDAAQEADREIATEQPAATPAERTDPAPAESPPPPATPVFRTRADLGKPGPAPIPVIPIVRAPDDPGIDDEGPSDEFTEQIGTPKAHAKAQAGGWRGFWSRWGA; translated from the coding sequence ATGCTTCGCATCGTCCTCTTTCTCATTCTGATTGCGCTGGCTGCGGCCGGCGGCGCCTGGGTTGCCGACCAGCCCGGCGAATTGGTTCTGACCTGGGGCGGTCTCCGCGCCACGACGACGTTTCCCGGATTCGTGCTCGGGCTCGGCATCTTCGCCGCCGCGACCGTGCTGGTCTGGAGCATCGTGACCATGGTCTGGCGCACGCCGGGGCGCTTGCGCCGCCGCCGTCACGAGAAGCGCCATGCACGCGGCCGCCACGCCATCACCCAAGGCCTGCTCGCGATCGGTCATGGCGACACTGCCCTCGCCCGCCGTCACGCGGATGCCGCGCGGCGGCATGCCGCGAACGATCCGCTCGCGCTGCTGCTGCACGCGCAGTCGGCGCAGCTCGAAGGCAATCGCGACGAGGCGCAGCGCGTCTTCCGCGCCATGGCCGAGCGCGAGGACACGCGTCTGCTCGGCCTGCGCGGCTTGTTCATCGAGGCGCAGCGCGCCGACGATGCGTTCGGCGCCGTGATGATCGCGGAGGAAGCCATCAAGCTGTCGCCGTCCTCGACCTGGGCTTCGCATGCGGTGCTCGGTTTCCGCTGCGCGCGCGGCGACTGGAGCGGCGCACTCGCGATCCTCGATTCAAATCTGTCCGCAGGCCTGGTCGACAAGCAGGCCTATCGCCGGCAGCGCGGGGTGCTGCTCACGGCGCGCGCGCTGGAATCGGAAACCGTTGATCGCGACGTCGCGCGCGAAAACGTGATGGAGGCGGTCAAGCTCGCGCCGACCCTGGTGCCGGCCGCGGTGCTCGCCGCGAAATTCGAAAGCGAGGCGCATCAGGTGCGCCGCGCCATGAAGCTGGTCGAGGCCGCCTGGCTCGCCAATCCGCATCCCGATCTCGCCGATGCCTATGCGCATGTGAAGCTCGGCGATACCGCGTGGCACCGCTTGCAGCGGATCGAAACGCTTGCGGCCAAGACGCCAGCCGACAAGCCCGGTCACGTCGAGGGCCAGCTCGCGATCGCACGCGCCGCGATCGATGCCTCCGAGTTCGTCCGCGCGCGCGAGGTGCTCGCGCCTTACCTCAAGGATCCGACGCAGCGCGTCGCGTTGCTGATGGCCGAGCTCGAGCGCACCGAACATGGCGACGGCGGCCGTGCCCGCGCCTGGACCTTGCGCGCGGTGCGCGCCCGCCTCGATCCGGCCTGGACCGCGGACGGCTATGTCAGCGACCGCTGGCGTCCAGTCTCCCCGGTCACCGGCCGCCTCGATGCCTTCCAGTGGCAGACGCCCGTCGCGAGCCTGCCGTCCGACAAGGGCACGATGATCGAGTCCTCGGCCTTCGAGGAAGCCATGCTGGCGGCCCCACCGCCGAAGCGGGTGACGGCGGCCCCGAGCCAGACCCCGGTGGAACCGCCGGCCGCGGCCCCGGCCCCAGCGCCGGCTGCCCAGGACAATTCGCCTCCTCAGGCCAAGGAACCTGAGAAGGAACCTGAGAAGCAAGCCGCCAAGGAAGTTCCCAAGGACGCTGCACAGGAAGCTGACAGGGAAATCGCCACGGAACAGCCGGCGGCCACGCCCGCCGAGCGCACTGATCCCGCGCCCGCCGAATCGCCGCCGCCACCGGCAACGCCGGTGTTCCGGACCCGTGCCGATCTCGGCAAGCCCGGACCGGCCCCGATCCCCGTGATCCCGATCGTCCGCGCGCCGGATGATCCCGGAATCGATGACGAGGGCCCAAGCGATGAATTTACGGAGCAAATCGGCACGCCAAAGGCCCATGCAAAGGCTCAGGCCGGCGGTTGGCGCGGATTCTGGTCCCGCTGGGGCGCGTGA
- a CDS encoding polysaccharide deacetylase family protein, translating into MRNALGLMLASVVAAVVIAAGGWFYYSSRADQGAPKTVAARAADPLPAPAKLSAKNDVETTAAIAAKPAPAAPAPAPVPAMPVQQKQVCANPNALGVARVVEIDTTGGPGFGFEHFKQFDFLTDKEVVLTFDDGPWPVNTPAVLKALADECTKGLFFSVGKHATYHPEILKQVLAQGHTVGTHTWSHVNLNSKKMTEQQVKDEVEKGFSAVRFALGTNPAPFFRFPQLQHNPAMVAYFGTRNVAMFSTEIDSFDFRKGATPEKIVETVMTRLDKLGKGIILMHDFQKNTGLAMPTLLARLKAGGYKVVQMKAKTTFQTLPEYDEALLKELKVPTSSARPIASVVQTVSQ; encoded by the coding sequence ATGCGTAACGCGTTGGGCCTGATGCTGGCCAGTGTAGTTGCGGCGGTCGTGATTGCCGCCGGCGGTTGGTTTTATTATTCCTCACGCGCCGATCAGGGCGCCCCCAAGACAGTTGCCGCCCGTGCTGCCGATCCGTTGCCGGCACCGGCGAAGCTCAGCGCCAAGAACGACGTCGAAACCACCGCGGCGATCGCGGCCAAACCGGCGCCGGCTGCTCCTGCACCTGCGCCCGTCCCTGCCATGCCGGTGCAGCAGAAGCAGGTCTGCGCCAATCCGAACGCGCTCGGTGTCGCACGCGTGGTCGAGATCGACACCACGGGCGGTCCCGGCTTCGGCTTCGAGCACTTCAAGCAGTTCGACTTCCTCACCGACAAGGAGGTCGTGCTGACCTTCGACGACGGTCCGTGGCCGGTCAACACGCCCGCGGTGCTCAAGGCGCTCGCGGACGAATGCACCAAGGGCCTGTTCTTCTCGGTCGGCAAGCACGCGACCTATCATCCGGAGATCCTGAAACAGGTGCTGGCGCAGGGCCACACGGTCGGCACCCACACCTGGTCGCATGTCAACCTGAACAGCAAGAAGATGACGGAGCAGCAGGTCAAGGACGAGGTCGAGAAGGGTTTTAGCGCGGTGAGGTTCGCGCTCGGCACCAACCCGGCGCCGTTCTTCCGCTTCCCGCAGCTTCAGCACAATCCTGCGATGGTGGCCTATTTCGGCACCCGGAACGTCGCGATGTTCTCGACCGAGATCGACTCTTTCGACTTCAGGAAGGGCGCGACGCCGGAGAAGATCGTCGAAACCGTCATGACCAGGCTCGACAAGCTCGGCAAGGGCATCATCCTGATGCACGATTTCCAGAAGAATACGGGCTTGGCCATGCCGACGCTGCTCGCGCGGCTCAAGGCCGGCGGCTACAAGGTCGTCCAGATGAAGGCCAAGACGACCTTCCAGACGCTGCCGGAATATGACGAGGCGCTGCTGAAGGAGCTGAAGGTGCCGACCTCGAGCGCGCGTCCGATCGCAAGCGTGGTGCAGACCGTCTCTCAGTAA
- a CDS encoding cysteine rich repeat-containing protein gives MVRFLFIIPLLLCASAASAQQRPGHDACARDVSRFCRPVMNNGDGAVLACLKQNRSRLSKGCDKVLTDHGQ, from the coding sequence ATGGTCAGATTTCTTTTCATCATTCCTTTGCTGCTGTGCGCATCGGCTGCATCCGCGCAACAGCGGCCCGGCCATGATGCCTGCGCGCGCGACGTCTCGCGTTTCTGCCGCCCCGTGATGAACAATGGCGATGGCGCCGTGCTCGCCTGCCTCAAGCAGAACCGCAGCCGGCTGAGCAAAGGCTGCGACAAGGTACTGACGGATCACGGTCAGTAG
- a CDS encoding cytochrome P450, producing MNIASVRRPIIPPAPPRAPDEMSFLARVAVIRRNMIATWGQRAYEEDVIQGRFFFRNSFILNQPDAIRHVLLSNYENYTRTPAGIRMLRPVLGDGLLIAEGHSWTFQRRTLAPAFTPRATANLVPHMTAVLDETIAKLDARAGEDIDLREVMQRMTLEIAGRTMFSFGMDRHGATLRNFIMEYAARLGRPYFLDMLLPVSWPSPMDFARARFRKRWTEFVAMLIAERRAMGKKEGAPPRDLFDLMDAARDPETGKGFSDEQLVDEVATMILAGHETTATALFWALYLLALDPETQEEVASETRGEHLDSMADIDRQTFTRAVIEETMRLYPPAFLVARAARDKDNAAGVEIAKGDIIMIAPWLLHRHEKLWDQPNAFIPKRFMSNEAPDRFAYLPFGAGPRVCIGAPFAQAESVLALARLIGAFRVELADPTSPVIPLGVVTTQPDHSPLYRITRR from the coding sequence ATGAACATCGCCAGCGTGCGTCGGCCCATCATCCCTCCGGCTCCCCCGCGCGCCCCGGACGAGATGTCGTTCCTTGCCCGGGTTGCGGTGATCCGCCGGAACATGATCGCAACCTGGGGGCAGCGCGCCTACGAGGAAGACGTCATCCAGGGTCGTTTTTTCTTCCGCAACAGCTTCATCCTGAACCAGCCCGATGCGATCCGGCACGTCCTGCTCAGCAATTACGAGAATTATACGCGCACGCCGGCCGGGATCCGCATGCTGCGTCCCGTGCTCGGTGACGGCCTCCTGATCGCCGAAGGCCATTCCTGGACGTTTCAGCGCCGCACGCTCGCCCCGGCCTTCACGCCGCGCGCCACCGCGAATCTCGTTCCGCACATGACGGCGGTGCTCGACGAGACCATCGCAAAGCTGGATGCGCGCGCGGGTGAAGACATCGACCTGCGCGAGGTCATGCAGCGCATGACGCTCGAGATCGCGGGGCGCACGATGTTCTCGTTCGGCATGGACCGGCATGGCGCGACCTTGCGCAATTTCATCATGGAATATGCCGCCCGGCTGGGACGCCCCTATTTCCTCGACATGCTGCTGCCGGTGTCCTGGCCGAGCCCGATGGATTTTGCCCGCGCCCGTTTCCGCAAGCGCTGGACGGAATTCGTCGCGATGCTGATCGCGGAGCGGCGTGCGATGGGCAAAAAGGAAGGCGCGCCGCCGCGCGACCTGTTCGATCTCATGGACGCAGCGCGCGATCCCGAAACAGGCAAGGGCTTTTCCGACGAGCAGCTCGTCGACGAGGTCGCGACCATGATTCTGGCCGGCCACGAGACCACGGCGACGGCGCTGTTCTGGGCGCTCTATCTGCTCGCGCTCGATCCGGAAACGCAGGAAGAGGTGGCGTCCGAGACGCGCGGCGAGCATCTCGACAGCATGGCCGACATCGATCGCCAGACATTCACCCGCGCGGTGATCGAAGAGACGATGCGGCTCTATCCGCCGGCCTTCCTGGTGGCGCGCGCCGCGCGCGACAAGGACAATGCAGCGGGCGTCGAGATCGCCAAGGGCGACATCATCATGATCGCGCCCTGGCTGCTGCACCGGCACGAGAAGCTGTGGGATCAGCCGAACGCGTTCATTCCAAAGCGCTTCATGTCGAACGAGGCGCCCGACCGGTTCGCCTATCTGCCGTTTGGCGCGGGTCCACGCGTCTGCATCGGTGCGCCGTTCGCGCAGGCCGAATCTGTGCTGGCGTTGGCCCGGCTGATCGGCGCGTTCCGTGTCGAGCTCGCCGATCCGACCAGTCCCGTGATCCCGCTCGGCGTCGTCACGACCCAGCCGGACCATTCACCCTTGTACCGCATCACGCGTCGGTGA
- a CDS encoding MFS transporter gives MTEQTNRQTFTGEGITAPLRYTLFRRIWLASLLSNLGLLIQGVGAAWAMTQMAASADKVALVQTALMLPIMLISMPAGAIADMYDRRIVTLVSLMIALVGASALTVLAGFNLISPELLLVFCFVVGSGNALFGPAWQSSVSEQVPPEALASAVALNGISYNIARSFGPAVGGVIVASLGAVAAFACNAILYLPLLVVLLLWRRNTEPSRLPREKLNRAMVSGFRYITNSPPIKIVLLRTLVMGLIGGAIMALMPLVARDLLHGGAQTYGIMLGAFGMGAVIGALNIHELRKRMSGEAAIRACTISMAFAMAALAVSTEPVLSATALVLAGAVWMAAIALFNIGVQLSAPRWVAGRSLAAFQASISGGIAVGAWGWGHLTDHAGVEIALLTAAGLMLISPLLGIWLTMPRVGARNEDAEVLADPEVKLSLTGRSGPLVVEIEYRVAQENARAFHNVMQDVQLSRQRNGAYGWSIARDIADPELWTERYHCPTWLDYLRQRNRSTQSERALHQEAIAFHIGPEPVRIRRMLERPFGSVRWKEETPDRANSEVLPVVATAAGSST, from the coding sequence ATGACCGAGCAGACGAACCGTCAGACATTTACCGGCGAGGGCATCACCGCCCCCTTGCGGTACACGCTGTTCCGGCGCATCTGGCTCGCCAGCCTGCTCTCCAATCTCGGCCTCCTGATCCAGGGCGTGGGCGCGGCCTGGGCGATGACGCAGATGGCGGCCTCGGCCGACAAGGTGGCGCTGGTGCAGACCGCACTCATGCTGCCGATCATGCTGATCTCGATGCCCGCCGGCGCCATCGCCGACATGTATGACCGCCGCATCGTCACCCTGGTCTCGCTGATGATCGCGCTGGTCGGCGCGAGCGCGCTCACCGTGCTGGCCGGCTTCAACCTGATCTCCCCGGAATTGCTGCTCGTCTTCTGCTTCGTGGTGGGCAGCGGCAATGCGCTGTTCGGACCAGCCTGGCAGTCCTCGGTCAGCGAACAGGTGCCGCCCGAGGCCCTGGCGTCCGCGGTGGCGCTGAACGGCATCAGCTACAACATCGCACGCAGCTTCGGCCCCGCGGTCGGCGGCGTCATCGTCGCCTCGCTCGGCGCGGTCGCGGCGTTCGCCTGCAATGCGATCCTCTATCTGCCGCTGCTGGTGGTGCTGCTGCTCTGGCGCCGCAACACCGAACCCTCGCGCCTGCCGCGCGAGAAGCTCAACCGTGCCATGGTCTCGGGCTTCCGCTACATCACCAATTCGCCGCCGATCAAGATCGTGCTGCTGCGCACGCTGGTCATGGGCCTGATCGGCGGTGCCATCATGGCGCTGATGCCGCTGGTCGCGCGCGACCTCTTGCATGGCGGCGCGCAGACCTACGGCATCATGCTCGGCGCCTTCGGCATGGGCGCGGTCATCGGCGCGCTCAACATCCACGAATTACGCAAGCGCATGAGCGGCGAGGCCGCGATCCGCGCCTGCACCATTTCGATGGCTTTCGCGATGGCCGCACTCGCCGTGAGCACGGAGCCGGTGCTGTCGGCGACCGCGCTGGTGCTCGCCGGGGCAGTCTGGATGGCGGCAATCGCACTGTTCAACATCGGCGTGCAGCTCTCGGCGCCGCGCTGGGTCGCCGGGCGCTCGCTCGCGGCGTTCCAGGCCTCGATCTCCGGCGGCATCGCGGTCGGTGCCTGGGGCTGGGGCCATCTCACCGATCATGCCGGGGTCGAGATCGCGCTGCTGACGGCGGCCGGCCTGATGCTGATCTCGCCGCTGCTCGGCATCTGGCTGACGATGCCGCGCGTCGGCGCCCGCAACGAGGATGCCGAGGTGCTGGCCGATCCCGAGGTGAAGCTCTCGCTCACCGGCCGCAGCGGACCGCTGGTGGTCGAGATCGAATACCGGGTCGCCCAGGAGAACGCGCGCGCCTTCCACAACGTGATGCAGGACGTGCAGCTCTCGCGCCAGCGCAACGGCGCCTATGGCTGGTCGATCGCCCGCGACATCGCCGATCCCGAATTGTGGACCGAGCGCTATCACTGTCCGACCTGGCTCGACTATCTGCGCCAGCGCAACCGCTCGACCCAGTCCGAACGCGCGCTGCACCAGGAGGCGATCGCCTTCCACATCGGCCCAGAGCCGGTGCGGATCCGCCGCATGCTGGAGCGTCCATTCGGCTCGGTGCGCTGGAAGGAGGAGACGCCGGACCGCGCCAACAGCGAGGTGCTGCCGGTGGTCGCGACCGCGGCGGGGAGCAGCACGTAG
- a CDS encoding uroporphyrinogen-III synthase, with protein MSILVTRPHPDNETTADNLRARGHVVLLAPVLKFEPVVFHDEGEASYDGIIITSTNAIRGAALQLRDLGLLKLPLFAVGEHTAAAARDAGFADVIAAGGDAAALRDKVVRSARDKVVKKTSTLLYLAGADLSRDLGGELGAEGFNVVTQTTYRMAPVKVLPREVCDGFAAHGIDAVLHYSRRSARAFLDAARDEGVEISALAIPQCCLSETIAGVLREAGASQVLVAATPDENALFDTLERALRTRLA; from the coding sequence ATGTCCATTCTTGTCACACGGCCGCATCCCGACAACGAGACGACGGCGGACAATCTGCGCGCGCGGGGACACGTGGTGTTGCTTGCGCCGGTGCTCAAGTTCGAGCCGGTCGTCTTTCATGACGAGGGCGAGGCCAGCTATGACGGCATCATCATCACCTCGACCAACGCGATCCGCGGCGCCGCGCTGCAATTGCGGGACCTTGGTCTGTTGAAATTGCCACTGTTTGCGGTCGGCGAGCACACGGCTGCCGCGGCGCGCGACGCCGGCTTTGCCGACGTCATCGCCGCCGGTGGCGATGCCGCGGCGTTGCGCGACAAGGTGGTGCGGAGTGCGCGCGACAAGGTGGTGAAGAAAACCAGCACGCTGCTTTACCTGGCGGGTGCGGACCTGTCGCGCGATCTCGGCGGCGAGCTCGGCGCCGAAGGGTTCAACGTGGTGACGCAGACCACCTATCGCATGGCGCCGGTCAAGGTGCTGCCGCGCGAGGTCTGTGATGGCTTTGCCGCTCATGGAATTGATGCGGTGCTGCACTACTCCCGACGCAGCGCTCGGGCGTTCCTGGACGCCGCACGGGACGAAGGTGTCGAAATTTCTGCGCTGGCGATACCGCAATGCTGCCTGTCCGAGACGATCGCCGGCGTGCTGCGCGAGGCCGGCGCATCGCAGGTTCTGGTGGCGGCAACGCCGGACGAAAATGCCCTATTCGACACCTTGGAGCGTGCTTTGCGCACCCGTTTGGCGTAA
- a CDS encoding hydrolase gives MTLSRRTILLGAGSLPFAVANFQIGAIAQPAPAAPSTEVPPILFVHGNGDYDALWMTTLWRMESNGIARDRMMAINFTDPLARSDDKVEQANRSSTEDQRRELAAAIAELKRRTGASRVALVGSSRGGYAIRNVIKNGGAGDVSHAVLCGTPNHGVFATDDQPNNEFNGRGTFLRSLNEGESEVTPGVAFLTLRSDGLDKYAQSDGRFIGKPGTPTGVTNEGPELKGAANLVLGALDHREVAFHPRAFREIYKFIAGREPTRIAIVPEASVKLSGLVTGAPGGVSTNRPVAGATVDIFRVDPDTGERKGEALHSSKTGADGRWGPAQVDSAWSLEFVLASPGAPTTHIYRSPFPRSSEVVHLRPARPLGPADKDAGAVVIMSRPRGYFGLPRDVVLLDGKEPADVKPGVPTDAAATLRLAAGEVGRNIVAQFGEERIVARGWPAAENRIAIAELTY, from the coding sequence ATGACGTTGTCGCGACGGACGATCCTGCTAGGAGCGGGCAGCCTGCCTTTCGCGGTTGCGAACTTTCAAATCGGCGCGATCGCCCAGCCCGCACCTGCCGCGCCAAGCACCGAGGTGCCCCCGATCCTGTTCGTCCATGGCAATGGCGACTACGACGCGCTCTGGATGACGACCCTGTGGCGGATGGAATCCAACGGCATTGCGCGCGATCGCATGATGGCGATCAATTTCACCGATCCGCTTGCCCGCAGCGACGACAAGGTCGAGCAGGCGAACCGGTCCTCGACCGAGGACCAACGCCGCGAGCTCGCCGCTGCCATCGCCGAATTGAAGCGCCGCACCGGCGCGTCCCGCGTGGCACTGGTCGGCAGCTCCCGCGGTGGCTACGCCATCCGCAACGTCATCAAGAACGGCGGTGCCGGCGATGTCAGCCACGCTGTCCTGTGCGGCACGCCCAATCACGGCGTGTTCGCAACCGACGACCAGCCGAACAACGAGTTCAACGGCCGCGGCACCTTCCTGCGCAGCCTGAACGAGGGCGAGAGCGAGGTGACGCCGGGCGTTGCCTTCCTGACGCTGCGCAGCGACGGTCTGGACAAATACGCGCAATCCGATGGCCGCTTCATCGGCAAGCCCGGCACGCCGACCGGTGTCACGAATGAAGGGCCGGAGCTGAAGGGCGCCGCCAATCTCGTGCTCGGCGCGCTTGACCATCGCGAGGTGGCGTTTCATCCGCGCGCTTTCCGCGAGATCTACAAGTTCATCGCCGGCCGTGAGCCCACGCGCATCGCGATCGTGCCGGAGGCCAGCGTGAAGCTGAGCGGCTTGGTCACGGGCGCGCCGGGCGGCGTGTCGACCAACCGTCCAGTCGCCGGCGCAACCGTCGATATCTTCCGCGTCGATCCTGATACCGGCGAGCGCAAGGGCGAGGCGCTGCACAGCTCGAAGACCGGTGCCGACGGCCGCTGGGGACCGGCGCAGGTCGATTCCGCCTGGTCGCTCGAATTCGTCCTGGCTTCGCCGGGCGCGCCGACGACGCACATCTACCGTTCGCCTTTCCCGCGCTCGTCCGAGGTCGTGCATCTGAGGCCTGCGCGTCCGCTCGGGCCGGCCGACAAGGACGCCGGTGCTGTGGTGATCATGTCGCGGCCGCGCGGCTATTTCGGCCTGCCGCGGGACGTGGTGCTGCTCGACGGCAAGGAGCCGGCCGACGTCAAGCCGGGGGTGCCCACGGATGCGGCAGCCACATTGCGGCTTGCGGCGGGCGAGGTCGGACGTAACATCGTGGCCCAGTTCGGCGAAGAACGGATTGTGGCGCGCGGCTGGCCTGCCGCCGAAAACAGGATTGCGATTGCCGAGCTGACTTACTAG
- the tsaD gene encoding tRNA (adenosine(37)-N6)-threonylcarbamoyltransferase complex transferase subunit TsaD: protein MLVLGIETTCDETAAAVIERAGDGSGKILSNIVRSQVEEHARFGGVVPEIAARAHVDLLDGIVDRAMREAGIGFDQLGGVAAAAGPGLIGGVIVGLTTAKAIAMVHDTPLVAVNHLEAHALTPRLTDGIEFPYCLFLASGGHTQIVAVTGVGQYVRLGTTVDDAIGEAFDKVAKMLGLPYPGGPEVERAAASGDAARFGFPRPMQGRPDANFSLSGLKTAVRTEASRLGELTPHDVSDLCASFQAAVLDSTADRLSMGLRLFREQFGAPRALVAAGGVAANQAIRGALHDVAQQAGTQLIMPPPALCTDNGAMIAWAGAERLALGMTDTMDAQPRARWLLDANATAPAGYGKTRAGF from the coding sequence ATGCTGGTATTGGGCATCGAAACCACCTGCGACGAGACCGCCGCGGCCGTGATCGAGCGCGCGGGCGATGGCAGCGGAAAGATTCTGTCGAACATCGTGCGCTCGCAGGTGGAAGAGCACGCTCGCTTCGGCGGCGTGGTGCCCGAGATCGCGGCCCGCGCCCATGTCGATCTGCTCGACGGCATCGTCGACCGCGCGATGCGCGAGGCCGGAATCGGCTTTGACCAGCTTGGCGGTGTCGCGGCCGCCGCAGGCCCGGGACTTATCGGCGGCGTCATCGTCGGACTCACCACCGCCAAGGCGATCGCGATGGTGCACGACACGCCGCTGGTCGCAGTGAACCACCTGGAAGCGCATGCGCTGACGCCGCGTCTCACCGATGGGATCGAGTTTCCCTATTGCCTGTTCCTTGCCTCGGGCGGACACACCCAGATCGTTGCGGTCACCGGCGTCGGCCAGTATGTGCGGCTCGGCACCACCGTCGACGACGCCATTGGCGAAGCCTTCGACAAGGTCGCCAAGATGCTCGGCCTGCCCTATCCGGGCGGTCCGGAGGTCGAGCGCGCGGCGGCGAGCGGCGATGCTGCGCGCTTTGGCTTTCCACGTCCGATGCAGGGACGCCCCGATGCCAATTTCTCGCTGTCGGGGTTGAAGACCGCAGTGCGCACCGAAGCGAGCCGGCTGGGTGAGCTCACGCCGCACGACGTTAGCGACCTCTGCGCCAGCTTCCAGGCCGCCGTGCTGGATTCGACGGCGGATCGGCTGAGCATGGGCCTGAGACTTTTCCGCGAGCAGTTCGGCGCACCGCGTGCGCTCGTGGCCGCCGGCGGCGTGGCCGCCAATCAGGCCATCCGCGGCGCCCTGCACGACGTCGCGCAGCAGGCCGGGACCCAGCTGATCATGCCGCCGCCGGCACTCTGCACCGACAATGGCGCGATGATCGCCTGGGCCGGCGCCGAGCGCCTCGCGCTCGGCATGACCGACACGATGGACGCCCAGCCGCGTGCACGCTGGCTGCTCGATGCCAACGCGACGGCACCGGCGGGTTACGGCAAGACGCGGGCAGGATTCTAG